From Streptomyces chrestomyceticus JCM 4735, one genomic window encodes:
- a CDS encoding ATP-binding protein — translation MEGRSISRAEAADILARQESHFWEFKSGRSGGAVVQVIAAALANAEGGEFIVGIEDPRSGHGLARWRGFASLEDANFVQQAMVDQVEPPVPYDIEFLRVDGHPELGWACLVTVHKSPDVHRTARGEVPQRRGAQSRRLKGTQITDLSLSKGARSYEDQLLRDYTLEELRDEDELRVFLGRYSPSTPAERFLRRQRLVDRGGSPATVAGAVLFAAEPPVVVPKKCSVKIARYETGEQVPDRRHLKSAPTTVDGPARLLIDRTLAAVTRIIQSVPVLGPDGALSPMAYPPEALKEIIVNAVIHRDYNLSDDILISVFDNRVEVRSPGRLPGHMTPDTLFTDRFARNPTIVRLLNKYPDPPNKDIGEGLDTVLSTMKAAKLREPRFFVEDNAFVVVLEHTPLARPEELVLQYLRSNPEIPNRIARRITGIASENRMKRVFHRLRDAGQIEPVPGRAGSRAAWRLKGD, via the coding sequence GTGGAGGGGCGCAGCATTTCCCGGGCCGAGGCGGCGGACATCCTCGCCCGGCAGGAGAGCCACTTCTGGGAGTTCAAGAGCGGCCGCAGCGGCGGGGCGGTCGTGCAGGTCATCGCGGCCGCGCTGGCCAACGCCGAGGGCGGCGAGTTCATCGTCGGCATCGAGGACCCGCGCAGCGGGCACGGGCTGGCGCGGTGGCGCGGCTTCGCCTCGCTGGAGGACGCCAACTTCGTCCAGCAGGCGATGGTCGACCAGGTGGAGCCGCCGGTTCCGTACGACATCGAGTTCCTGCGGGTGGACGGGCACCCGGAGCTGGGGTGGGCCTGCCTGGTCACGGTCCACAAGAGCCCGGACGTGCACCGGACGGCGCGCGGCGAGGTGCCGCAGCGCCGGGGCGCCCAGTCACGGCGCCTGAAGGGGACGCAGATCACCGATCTGTCGCTGTCCAAGGGCGCCCGCTCCTACGAGGACCAGTTGCTGCGCGACTACACCCTGGAGGAGCTGCGGGACGAGGACGAGCTGCGCGTCTTCCTCGGCCGGTACAGCCCGAGCACCCCCGCCGAACGGTTCCTGCGCCGGCAGCGCCTGGTGGACCGCGGCGGGTCGCCGGCGACCGTGGCGGGCGCCGTGCTGTTCGCCGCCGAGCCGCCCGTCGTCGTACCGAAGAAGTGCTCGGTGAAGATCGCCCGGTACGAGACCGGGGAGCAGGTCCCGGACCGGCGGCACCTGAAGTCGGCGCCGACGACGGTGGACGGGCCGGCCCGGCTGCTGATCGACCGGACGCTGGCGGCGGTCACCCGGATCATCCAGTCGGTGCCGGTGCTGGGCCCGGACGGCGCTCTGTCGCCGATGGCCTATCCCCCGGAGGCGCTGAAGGAGATCATCGTCAACGCGGTGATCCACCGGGACTACAACCTCTCCGACGACATCCTGATCTCGGTCTTCGACAACCGGGTGGAGGTCCGCAGTCCGGGCCGGCTGCCCGGCCACATGACCCCGGACACCCTGTTCACGGACCGCTTCGCGCGCAACCCGACGATCGTGCGGTTACTGAACAAGTACCCGGACCCGCCGAACAAGGACATCGGCGAGGGGCTGGACACCGTACTGAGCACGATGAAGGCGGCCAAGCTCAGGGAGCCGCGGTTCTTCGTGGAGGACAACGCGTTCGTCGTGGTGCTGGAGCACACGCCGCTGGCCCGGCCCGAGGAACTGGTGCTCCAGTACCTGCGGTCCAACCCGGAGATCCCCAACCGGATCGCGCGCCGGATCACCGGCATCGCCTCCGAGAACCGGATGAAGCGGGTCTTCCACCGGCTGCGGGACGCCGGGCAGATCGAGCCGGTGCCGGGCCGGGCCGGGTCCCGCGCGGCGTGGCGGCTCAAGGGGGACTGA
- a CDS encoding acetyl-CoA C-acetyltransferase, translating into MTSEAYVYDAIRTPRGRGKANGALHGTKPIDLVVGLIHEVRRRFPDLDPAAVDDIVLGVVGPVGDQGSDIARIAAIAAGLPDTVAGVQENRFCASGLEAVNMAAAKVRSGWEDLVLAGGVESMSRVPMASDGGAWFADPMTNFDTGFVPQGIGADLIATIEGYSRRDVDEYAALSQERAAAAWKDGRFARSVVPVTDRNGLVVLDHDEHMRPGTTADSLAGLKPSFATIGDMGGFDAVALQKYHWIEKIDHVHHAGNASGIVDGAALVAIGSREVGERYGLTPRARIISAAVSGSEPTIMLTGPAPASRKALAKAGLTIDDIDLVEINEAFAAVVLRFVKDMGLSLDKVNVNGGAIALGHPLGATGAMILGTLVDELERQDKRYGLATLCVGGGMGIATVIERV; encoded by the coding sequence GTGACTTCCGAAGCGTACGTGTACGACGCGATCCGCACCCCGCGCGGCCGCGGCAAGGCCAACGGCGCGCTGCACGGCACCAAGCCGATCGACCTCGTCGTCGGCCTCATCCACGAGGTGCGCCGCCGCTTCCCGGACCTCGACCCGGCCGCCGTCGACGACATCGTGCTCGGCGTCGTCGGACCGGTCGGCGACCAGGGCTCGGACATCGCCCGGATCGCGGCGATCGCCGCCGGACTGCCCGACACCGTCGCCGGCGTCCAGGAGAACCGCTTCTGTGCCTCCGGCCTCGAAGCGGTCAACATGGCCGCCGCCAAGGTCCGCTCCGGCTGGGAGGACCTGGTGCTCGCGGGCGGCGTCGAGTCGATGTCGCGGGTCCCGATGGCCTCCGACGGCGGCGCCTGGTTCGCCGACCCGATGACCAACTTCGACACCGGCTTCGTCCCGCAGGGCATCGGCGCCGACCTCATCGCCACCATCGAGGGCTACTCCCGCCGCGATGTCGACGAGTACGCCGCCCTCTCCCAGGAGCGCGCCGCCGCGGCCTGGAAGGACGGCCGCTTCGCGCGCTCCGTCGTGCCCGTCACCGACCGCAACGGCCTGGTCGTCCTCGACCACGACGAACACATGCGGCCCGGCACCACCGCCGACTCGCTGGCCGGCCTGAAGCCGTCCTTCGCCACCATCGGCGACATGGGCGGTTTCGACGCGGTGGCCCTGCAGAAGTACCACTGGATCGAGAAGATCGACCACGTCCACCACGCGGGCAACGCCTCCGGCATCGTGGACGGCGCGGCGCTGGTCGCCATCGGCTCCCGCGAGGTCGGCGAGCGCTACGGCCTGACCCCGCGCGCCCGCATCATCTCCGCCGCGGTCTCCGGCTCGGAGCCCACGATCATGCTCACCGGCCCCGCGCCCGCCTCCCGCAAGGCGCTGGCCAAGGCCGGACTGACCATCGACGACATCGACCTGGTCGAGATCAACGAGGCGTTCGCCGCGGTCGTGCTGCGCTTCGTCAAGGACATGGGGCTGAGCCTGGACAAGGTCAACGTCAACGGCGGCGCCATCGCCCTGGGCCACCCCCTCGGCGCCACCGGCGCGATGATCCTGGGCACCCTCGTCGACGAACTGGAGCGCCAGGACAAGCGGTACGGCCTGGCCACCCTCTGCGTCGGCGGCGGCATGGGCATCGCCACCGTCATCGAGCGCGTCTGA
- a CDS encoding amino acid permease, translating into MSTETVQEDAHRPPDGGKVSAAQDAGDAGYSKGLKGRHINMIAIGGAIGTGLFLGAGGRLASAGPALAVAYAVCGLFAFFVVRALGELVLHRPSSGSFVSYAREFLGEKGAYVAGWMYVVNWSTTGIADITAIALYTHYWSLFTAVPQWAMALIALAVVLAINLISVKIFGEMEFWFAIIKVAALVVFMFIGIFLLATQHPVGGETPGLNLITDHGGFFPSGLLPVVVVLQGVVFAYSAVELVGVTAGETSEPEKVVPKAVNSIMWRVGVFYVGSVILLALLLPWNKYTGSESPFVTVLSNVGVPAAGDVMNLVVLTAAMSSLNSGLYSTGRILRSMSMAGSAPKFAALMNRNQVPYGGIMLTSAVCVLGVGLNYLVPGKAFEIVLNIAALGIISTWCTIMLCHMVFVRRSRAGLVDRPRFQLPGTPVTDIATIVFLLGVVVLMAFDSEGVGQQTVMLVPVIGAALFGGWFVVRGRVSRIAAEREAAAGRATLDKG; encoded by the coding sequence GTGAGCACGGAAACCGTCCAGGAAGACGCCCACAGGCCACCGGACGGGGGGAAGGTGTCGGCCGCCCAGGACGCGGGGGACGCCGGATACAGCAAGGGCCTCAAGGGCCGGCACATCAACATGATCGCGATCGGCGGGGCGATCGGCACCGGCCTGTTCCTGGGCGCCGGCGGCCGGCTCGCCTCCGCCGGACCCGCGCTCGCCGTCGCGTACGCGGTCTGCGGCCTGTTCGCGTTCTTCGTCGTACGGGCCCTGGGCGAACTGGTGCTGCACCGCCCGTCCTCGGGCTCCTTCGTCTCGTACGCGCGGGAGTTCCTGGGGGAGAAGGGGGCCTACGTCGCGGGCTGGATGTACGTCGTCAACTGGTCCACGACCGGCATCGCCGACATCACCGCGATCGCCCTCTACACCCACTACTGGAGCCTGTTCACCGCCGTACCGCAGTGGGCCATGGCGCTGATCGCGCTCGCGGTGGTGCTGGCCATCAATCTCATCTCGGTGAAGATCTTCGGTGAGATGGAGTTCTGGTTCGCGATCATCAAGGTCGCGGCTCTGGTCGTCTTCATGTTCATCGGGATCTTCCTGCTGGCCACCCAGCACCCGGTGGGCGGCGAGACCCCCGGCCTGAACCTGATCACCGACCACGGCGGCTTCTTCCCGAGCGGCCTGCTGCCCGTGGTGGTCGTGCTGCAGGGCGTGGTCTTCGCCTACTCCGCCGTCGAACTGGTCGGCGTCACCGCGGGCGAGACCAGCGAGCCGGAGAAGGTCGTGCCCAAGGCCGTGAACTCGATCATGTGGCGGGTCGGTGTCTTCTACGTCGGCTCGGTCATCCTGCTCGCGCTGCTGCTGCCGTGGAACAAGTACACCGGCTCCGAGAGCCCCTTCGTGACCGTGCTGTCCAACGTGGGCGTACCGGCCGCGGGCGACGTGATGAACCTCGTGGTGCTCACCGCCGCCATGTCCAGCCTGAACTCCGGCCTCTACTCGACCGGCCGCATCCTGCGCTCGATGTCGATGGCGGGCTCGGCGCCGAAGTTCGCCGCCCTGATGAACCGCAACCAGGTGCCGTACGGCGGCATCATGCTCACCTCCGCGGTGTGCGTCCTGGGCGTCGGCCTGAACTACCTGGTGCCGGGCAAGGCGTTCGAGATCGTACTGAACATCGCGGCGCTGGGCATCATCAGCACCTGGTGCACCATCATGCTCTGTCACATGGTCTTCGTCCGGCGCTCCCGCGCGGGCCTGGTCGACCGGCCCCGCTTCCAACTGCCGGGCACCCCGGTCACCGACATCGCGACCATCGTCTTCCTGCTCGGCGTCGTCGTCCTGATGGCCTTCGACAGCGAGGGCGTGGGGCAGCAGACCGTGATGCTGGTGCCGGTCATCGGCGCCGCGCTGTTCGGCGGTTGGTTCGTGGTCCGCGGCCGGGTGAGCCGGATCGCGGCCGAACGCGAGGCGGCGGCCGGCCGGGCGACGCTCGACAAGGGCTGA
- a CDS encoding acyl-CoA dehydrogenase family protein, whose translation MERRIFTEDHEAFRRTVRTFLDREVLPHYDQWEQDGIVSRDAWRAAGKQGLLGLAVPEEYGGGGNPDFRYAAVLAEEFTRAGAAGLAVGLHNDIVGPYLTQLATEEQKRRWLPGFCSGETITAIAMTEPGAGSDLQGIRTTAEDRGDHWVLNGSKTFISNGILADLVIVVAKTTPEGGAHGLSLLVVERGAEGFERGRNLDKIGQKSQDTAELFFTGVRVPKENLLGELNGAFVHLMTNLAQERMGIAVAGIAAAEHLLEITTRYVKEREAFGRPLAKLQHIRFEIAEMATECAVTREFLDRCIVDHSDGTLSAVHASMAKWWATELQKRVADRCLQLHGGYGYMSEYPVARAFTDGRIQTIYGGTTEIMKEIIGRSILG comes from the coding sequence TTGGAGCGCCGGATCTTCACCGAGGACCACGAGGCTTTCCGCCGCACCGTACGGACCTTCCTCGACCGGGAGGTCCTGCCACACTACGACCAGTGGGAGCAGGACGGCATCGTCAGCCGCGACGCCTGGCGCGCGGCGGGCAAGCAGGGCCTGCTGGGCCTGGCCGTCCCCGAGGAGTACGGAGGCGGCGGCAACCCCGACTTCCGCTACGCCGCCGTGCTGGCCGAGGAGTTCACCCGGGCCGGCGCCGCCGGGCTCGCCGTCGGCCTGCACAACGACATCGTCGGCCCGTACCTGACCCAGCTCGCCACCGAGGAGCAGAAGCGGCGCTGGCTGCCCGGTTTCTGCAGCGGCGAGACGATCACCGCCATCGCCATGACCGAGCCGGGCGCCGGCTCCGACCTCCAGGGCATCCGCACCACCGCCGAGGACCGCGGCGACCACTGGGTCCTGAACGGCTCCAAGACCTTCATCTCCAACGGCATCCTCGCCGACCTGGTCATCGTCGTCGCCAAGACCACGCCCGAGGGCGGTGCGCACGGACTGAGCCTGCTGGTCGTCGAACGGGGCGCGGAAGGCTTCGAGCGCGGCCGCAACCTGGACAAGATCGGCCAGAAGTCGCAGGACACCGCCGAGCTGTTCTTCACCGGCGTACGGGTGCCCAAGGAGAACCTCCTCGGCGAGCTGAACGGCGCGTTCGTCCACCTGATGACCAACCTCGCCCAGGAGCGGATGGGCATCGCGGTGGCCGGGATCGCCGCCGCCGAACACCTGCTGGAGATCACCACCCGGTATGTGAAGGAGCGTGAGGCGTTCGGCCGGCCGCTCGCCAAGCTCCAGCACATCCGGTTCGAGATCGCCGAGATGGCCACCGAGTGCGCCGTCACCCGCGAGTTCCTGGACCGCTGCATCGTGGACCACTCCGACGGGACCCTCTCCGCCGTGCACGCCTCGATGGCCAAGTGGTGGGCCACCGAACTCCAGAAGCGCGTCGCCGACCGCTGTCTGCAACTGCACGGCGGATACGGCTACATGAGCGAGTACCCGGTCGCCAGGGCCTTCACCGACGGCCGCATCCAGACCATCTACGGAGGCACCACCGAGATCATGAAGGAGATCATCGGCCGCTCGATACTTGGCTGA
- a CDS encoding MerR family transcriptional regulator, producing MATGAGEEPTLTVDELAARAGVTVRTVRFYSTRGLLPPPAIGPRRVGRYGAAHLSRLALIEELQHHGMTLAAIERYLARLPDDLSAHDLAIHRALVASWSPDSAEEATRAHLERRAGRALSEDDIDRLAAMDVLERTGAPDAFRVDPAVLHLGIRLLDVPVALETLLAARTVVQEHTRSAARELTRLFHDEVWGPYRARESDPEQVESMKSLSAHMQPMVVQALVTAFQRSMREELRATYAEE from the coding sequence ATGGCCACCGGGGCCGGGGAAGAACCGACACTCACCGTCGACGAGTTGGCCGCCCGTGCGGGCGTGACCGTGCGCACCGTCCGTTTCTACAGCACCCGGGGGCTGCTGCCCCCGCCCGCGATCGGCCCGCGCCGCGTCGGCCGGTACGGCGCCGCGCATCTGTCCCGGCTCGCCCTGATCGAGGAACTCCAGCACCACGGCATGACGCTGGCCGCCATCGAGCGCTACCTCGCCCGGCTGCCCGACGACCTCAGCGCCCACGACCTCGCCATCCACCGCGCGCTGGTCGCCTCCTGGTCGCCGGACTCCGCCGAGGAGGCGACCCGGGCCCACCTGGAGCGCCGCGCGGGCCGGGCGCTGAGCGAGGACGACATCGACCGGCTGGCGGCGATGGACGTGCTGGAGCGCACCGGGGCCCCCGACGCGTTCCGGGTCGACCCGGCCGTCCTCCACCTGGGCATCCGGCTGCTGGACGTACCGGTGGCGCTGGAGACGCTGCTCGCCGCCCGTACCGTCGTGCAGGAGCACACCCGCTCGGCGGCGCGCGAGCTGACCCGGCTCTTCCACGACGAGGTGTGGGGCCCGTACCGCGCGCGCGAGTCGGACCCCGAGCAGGTGGAGTCGATGAAGTCGCTCTCCGCGCACATGCAGCCGATGGTGGTGCAGGCTCTGGTCACGGCCTTCCAGCGGTCGATGCGCGAGGAGCTGCGGGCGACCTACGCCGAGGAGTGA
- a CDS encoding 3-hydroxyacyl-CoA dehydrogenase NAD-binding domain-containing protein has translation MTESTTIRWEQDETGVVTLVLDDPDQSANTMNAAFKASLTAVADRLEAERDTVRGVVFTSAKKTFFAGGDLRDLIAVTPEHAQQAFETGQGIKRDLRRIETLGKPVVAAINGAALGGGYELALACHHRVALDTRATKIGLPEVTLGLLPAAGGVVRTVRLLGIADALLKVLLQGTQYNATRALENGLIHEVAATPEELTEKARAFIDAHPEAQQPWDVKGYKIPGGTPAHPKFAANLPAFPANLKKQLNGAPYPAPRNILAAAVEGSQVDFETAQTIEARYFVELVTGQVSKNMIQAFFFDLQAVNSGASRPKDIAPRPVEKVAVLGAGMMGAGIAYSCARAGIEVVLKDVSLEAAEKGKAYSEGLLAKALSRGRTTEAKRDELLARITPTADPQDLAGCDAVIEAVFEDTSLKHRVFQEIQHIVAPDALLCSNTSTLPITGLAEGVEREADFIGLHFFSPVDKMPLVEIIKGGKTGDEALARAFDLVRQIRKTPIVVNDSRGFFTSRVIGHFINEGVAMVGEGIEPASVEQAAAQAGYPAKVLSLMDELTLTLPRKIRDETRRAVEAAGGTWPEHPADTVIDRMVDEFGRPGRSGGGGFYEYGEDGKRGGLWPGLREHFTKAGAAIPFRDMQERMLFAEALDTVRCFEEGVLTSVADANIGSILGIGFPGWTGGVIQYINGYEGGLPGFVARARELQAVYGERFAPPALLVEKAEKGEKFSDA, from the coding sequence ATGACCGAGTCCACCACCATCCGCTGGGAACAGGACGAGACCGGCGTCGTCACCCTCGTCCTGGACGACCCGGACCAGTCGGCCAACACGATGAACGCGGCCTTCAAGGCGTCGCTGACCGCCGTCGCCGACCGCCTGGAGGCCGAGCGGGACACCGTACGCGGCGTCGTCTTCACCTCCGCCAAGAAGACCTTCTTCGCCGGCGGCGACCTGCGCGACCTGATCGCCGTCACGCCCGAGCACGCCCAGCAGGCGTTCGAGACGGGGCAGGGCATCAAGCGCGACCTGCGCCGCATCGAAACCCTCGGCAAGCCCGTCGTCGCGGCGATCAACGGCGCGGCCCTCGGCGGCGGTTACGAGCTGGCGCTCGCCTGCCACCACCGCGTCGCCCTCGACACCCGCGCCACCAAGATCGGCCTGCCCGAGGTGACCCTCGGCCTGCTCCCGGCGGCCGGCGGCGTGGTCCGTACGGTCCGGCTGCTGGGCATCGCCGACGCGCTGCTGAAGGTGCTGCTCCAGGGCACCCAGTACAACGCCACGCGGGCCCTGGAGAACGGCCTGATCCACGAGGTCGCGGCCACCCCCGAGGAACTGACCGAGAAGGCGCGCGCGTTCATCGACGCCCACCCCGAGGCCCAGCAGCCCTGGGACGTCAAGGGCTACAAGATCCCCGGCGGCACCCCGGCGCACCCGAAGTTCGCCGCCAACCTCCCCGCCTTCCCGGCCAACCTGAAGAAGCAGTTGAACGGCGCCCCCTACCCGGCCCCGCGCAACATCCTCGCGGCGGCCGTCGAGGGCTCCCAGGTCGACTTCGAGACCGCGCAGACCATCGAGGCGCGGTACTTCGTCGAGCTGGTCACCGGCCAGGTCTCCAAGAACATGATCCAGGCGTTCTTCTTCGACCTCCAGGCCGTCAACTCCGGCGCCAGCCGCCCCAAGGACATCGCGCCGCGCCCGGTGGAGAAGGTCGCCGTCCTCGGCGCCGGCATGATGGGCGCCGGTATCGCGTACTCCTGCGCCAGGGCCGGGATCGAGGTCGTCCTCAAGGACGTGTCCCTGGAGGCGGCCGAGAAGGGCAAGGCGTACTCGGAAGGACTGCTCGCCAAGGCGCTGAGCCGTGGCCGGACCACCGAGGCCAAGCGGGACGAACTCCTCGCCCGCATCACCCCCACCGCCGACCCGCAGGACCTGGCCGGCTGCGACGCCGTCATCGAGGCGGTCTTCGAGGACACCTCCCTCAAGCACCGGGTGTTCCAGGAGATCCAGCACATCGTCGCCCCCGACGCGCTGCTGTGTTCCAACACCTCCACCCTGCCCATCACCGGCCTCGCCGAAGGCGTCGAGCGCGAGGCCGACTTCATCGGCCTGCACTTCTTCTCGCCCGTCGACAAGATGCCGCTGGTCGAGATCATCAAGGGCGGGAAGACCGGCGACGAGGCGCTGGCCCGCGCCTTCGACCTGGTGCGGCAGATCCGCAAGACCCCCATCGTCGTCAACGACTCGCGCGGTTTCTTCACCTCCCGCGTCATCGGCCACTTCATCAACGAGGGTGTGGCGATGGTCGGCGAGGGCATCGAGCCGGCCTCGGTCGAACAGGCCGCGGCCCAGGCGGGCTACCCGGCCAAGGTGCTGTCCCTGATGGACGAGCTGACCCTCACCCTCCCGCGCAAGATCCGTGACGAGACCCGGCGGGCCGTCGAGGCGGCCGGCGGCACCTGGCCGGAGCACCCGGCCGACACCGTCATCGACCGCATGGTGGACGAGTTCGGGCGGCCGGGCCGCAGCGGCGGCGGGGGCTTCTACGAGTACGGCGAGGACGGGAAGCGGGGCGGCCTGTGGCCGGGCCTGCGCGAGCACTTCACCAAGGCCGGCGCCGCGATCCCGTTCCGGGACATGCAGGAGCGGATGCTGTTCGCCGAGGCGCTGGACACCGTCCGCTGCTTCGAGGAAGGCGTGCTGACCTCCGTCGCGGACGCCAACATCGGCTCCATCCTGGGCATCGGCTTCCCCGGCTGGACCGGCGGCGTCATCCAGTACATCAACGGTTACGAGGGCGGACTGCCCGGGTTCGTCGCCCGTGCCCGCGAGCTCCAGGCGGTGTACGGGGAGCGGTTCGCGCCGCCCGCGCTGCTGGTGGAGAAGGCGGAGAAGGGGGAGAAGTTCAGCGACGCGTGA
- a CDS encoding MFS transporter, whose product MAQFDFFVVNVAAPSFERDLHTGPAALELIVGGYAFAYASGMITGGRLGDLFGYRRTFVVGLIAFAVTSLLCGIAVNPAQLVGARLLQGFAGAVMVPQVLATITATFPAHARGRAMAWYGVAGGTASVAGQVLGGLMLDADILGLGWRVLFLINVPIGAVAALLALRFLPSVRSERRARLDLAGAGGVALTLGLVLVPLAMGRTAGWPAWTWICLGATVPVGAATVLWQRRLAARGGDPVLDLTLFREGSYLAGVVTGAAFMAYWASVMFTLTLLLQGGFGLGPFEAGLAFAPTGVCYAGFALLSRALVQRFGLRILQLGSLVTVTGLTAVALVLHFQPDHGALPWVVVTMAVAGVGNGLMFPQLIGASLVRVPVRRAGIGAGVLTTAQQFGGAAGVAVIGAAFFALAGSTPSAAGYARAAMWTTVVSVALTCVVTVLTTVIRRAADRTARAELDRAAKAAQATDG is encoded by the coding sequence ATGGCCCAGTTCGACTTCTTCGTCGTCAACGTCGCCGCCCCCTCGTTCGAGAGAGACCTGCACACCGGGCCCGCCGCCCTCGAACTCATCGTCGGCGGCTACGCCTTCGCGTACGCCAGCGGCATGATCACCGGCGGTCGGCTCGGTGACCTCTTCGGGTACCGGCGGACATTCGTCGTCGGGCTGATCGCCTTCGCCGTCACCTCCCTGCTGTGCGGCATCGCGGTGAACCCGGCCCAACTGGTCGGCGCCCGGCTGCTCCAGGGCTTCGCCGGGGCCGTGATGGTGCCGCAGGTGCTCGCCACGATCACCGCCACGTTCCCGGCGCACGCCCGGGGCCGGGCGATGGCCTGGTACGGCGTCGCCGGCGGGACGGCCTCGGTCGCCGGGCAGGTGCTCGGCGGGCTGATGCTGGACGCCGACATCCTCGGGCTCGGCTGGCGGGTGCTGTTCCTGATCAATGTGCCGATCGGCGCGGTCGCGGCCCTGCTGGCCCTGCGCTTCCTGCCCTCGGTGCGCTCCGAGCGCCGCGCCCGACTGGACCTGGCCGGTGCGGGCGGCGTGGCCCTGACGCTGGGCCTGGTGCTCGTACCGCTCGCCATGGGCCGGACGGCCGGCTGGCCCGCCTGGACCTGGATCTGTCTGGGCGCCACCGTCCCGGTGGGCGCGGCCACGGTGCTCTGGCAGCGGCGCCTGGCCGCGCGGGGCGGCGATCCCGTCCTCGACCTCACGCTGTTCCGCGAGGGTTCCTACCTCGCCGGTGTGGTGACGGGGGCGGCCTTCATGGCGTACTGGGCGAGCGTGATGTTCACCCTGACGCTGCTGCTCCAGGGCGGTTTCGGGCTGGGCCCGTTCGAGGCGGGGCTGGCGTTCGCGCCGACCGGTGTGTGTTACGCCGGGTTCGCCCTGCTGAGCCGGGCGCTGGTCCAGCGCTTCGGGCTGCGCATACTGCAACTGGGCAGCCTCGTCACGGTGACCGGCCTGACGGCGGTCGCCCTCGTACTGCACTTCCAGCCGGACCACGGGGCACTGCCCTGGGTCGTCGTCACCATGGCGGTGGCCGGGGTGGGCAACGGGCTGATGTTCCCGCAGTTGATCGGCGCGTCGCTGGTGCGGGTGCCCGTGCGGCGGGCCGGGATCGGCGCCGGGGTGCTCACCACCGCCCAGCAGTTCGGCGGCGCGGCCGGTGTCGCGGTCATCGGCGCGGCCTTCTTCGCGCTGGCCGGCAGCACGCCGAGCGCCGCCGGGTACGCCCGCGCCGCCATGTGGACCACCGTCGTGTCGGTCGCCCTGACCTGTGTGGTCACGGTGCTGACGACGGTCATCCGGCGTGCGGCCGACCGTACGGCGCGGGCGGAACTCGACCGGGCCGCGAAGGCGGCTCAAGCTACGGACGGCTGA
- a CDS encoding CaiB/BaiF CoA transferase family protein — MAGTGNGPLSGVRVVELAGIGPGPFAAMLLADLGADVVRVDRPGGSGLGVDPAYDLTNRNKRSVLVDLKSAEGPGQVLDLAERADVLIEGYRPGVAERLGIGPDACLERNPRLVYGRMTGWGQQGPLAGTAGHDIGYIAVTGALGMIGPPGGPPAVPANLLGDYAGGSLYLVVGVLAALRHAQTEGGRGQVVDAAIVDGTAHLTSMIHAMLAAGGWQDRRGANLLDGAAPFYGTYETADGGHMAVGALEQRFYGEFVRLLGIADEAPARDDLAAWEDLRTAIAARFKTRTRAEWTAVFEASDACVAPVLSLREAPGHPHLAARGTFADHGGITQPAPAPRFSATPGTIRRPPAQPGADTVDVARDWDVPALTDRRDPASGADRGTAWPDGTRAADARPGLRDRRTDGHP, encoded by the coding sequence ATGGCAGGGACAGGGAACGGCCCGCTGAGCGGGGTACGCGTGGTGGAGCTGGCCGGCATCGGGCCCGGTCCGTTCGCCGCGATGCTCCTGGCCGACCTCGGCGCCGACGTGGTGCGCGTCGACCGGCCCGGCGGCTCCGGCCTCGGCGTCGACCCGGCGTACGACCTCACCAACCGCAACAAACGCTCCGTGCTGGTGGACCTGAAGTCCGCCGAAGGGCCCGGCCAGGTGCTCGACCTCGCCGAGCGCGCCGACGTGCTGATCGAGGGGTACCGCCCCGGTGTCGCCGAGCGCCTGGGCATCGGCCCGGACGCCTGCCTGGAGCGCAACCCACGGCTGGTGTACGGGCGGATGACCGGCTGGGGCCAGCAGGGGCCGCTGGCCGGGACCGCCGGACACGACATCGGCTACATCGCCGTCACCGGCGCGCTCGGCATGATCGGCCCGCCCGGAGGCCCGCCCGCCGTCCCCGCCAACCTGCTCGGCGACTACGCGGGCGGCTCCCTCTACCTGGTCGTCGGTGTCCTGGCCGCGCTCCGGCACGCCCAGACCGAGGGCGGCCGAGGACAGGTCGTGGACGCGGCCATCGTCGACGGCACCGCCCACCTCACCTCGATGATCCACGCCATGCTCGCCGCGGGCGGCTGGCAGGACCGCCGCGGCGCCAACCTCCTCGACGGCGCGGCGCCGTTCTACGGCACGTACGAGACCGCCGACGGCGGCCACATGGCGGTCGGCGCCCTGGAACAGCGCTTCTACGGCGAGTTCGTCCGGCTGCTCGGCATCGCGGACGAAGCGCCCGCCCGCGACGACCTGGCCGCCTGGGAAGACCTGCGGACCGCCATCGCCGCCCGCTTCAAGACCCGTACGCGTGCGGAGTGGACGGCCGTCTTCGAGGCGTCCGACGCCTGCGTGGCGCCGGTGCTCTCGCTGCGGGAGGCACCCGGCCACCCGCACCTCGCCGCCCGGGGCACCTTCGCCGACCACGGCGGCATCACCCAGCCCGCACCGGCCCCGCGCTTCTCCGCCACCCCCGGCACGATCCGCCGGCCGCCCGCCCAGCCCGGCGCCGACACCGTCGACGTGGCCCGCGACTGGGACGTCCCGGCGCTCACCGACCGCCGCGATCCGGCTTCCGGGGCAGACCGCGGGACGGCCTGGCCGGACGGCACCCGGGCAGCGGACGCCCGCCCCGGTCTCCGAGACCGGAGGACTGATGGACACCCCTGA